One stretch of Streptomyces sp. NBC_01142 DNA includes these proteins:
- a CDS encoding DMT family transporter, whose product MAVLDHVRSGGATTAKRLRQASGPGLLLAAVATVVWSGSFVTSRALHDSVPPVQAAFWRWIVAILAVAPFAIRETWRQRFLVRRHLGHLVLAALLGVTVYNTLVNQAGLSTPAGNMAMIMAASPVLMAVYERLGGKRLGVRRIAGTAIACAGVLLLVGKGSLAMEFAAGDLWMFAAALSFASYSALLRRRPAEIGGLAFLFTTFVLGVLMLAPAFGVSLALQGGFEPTAGTVGPLVYVGVFSSAVGFFAWNKAIALIGAARAGVIYYLQPVCVAGLSCAVLGESTGPTQILCLVLILGGVTLGAGVRAGTEQEEAGVAVRSSDRP is encoded by the coding sequence ATGGCAGTTCTGGACCACGTCCGCAGCGGAGGGGCGACCACCGCGAAGAGGCTGCGGCAGGCCTCCGGCCCCGGGCTCCTGCTCGCCGCCGTCGCGACGGTCGTCTGGTCCGGGAGCTTCGTCACCTCGCGCGCCCTCCATGACTCCGTCCCGCCCGTGCAGGCCGCCTTCTGGCGCTGGATCGTCGCCATCCTCGCCGTCGCGCCGTTCGCGATACGCGAGACCTGGCGTCAACGGTTCCTCGTCCGCCGCCACTTGGGCCATCTCGTCCTCGCCGCACTGCTCGGCGTCACCGTCTACAACACCCTCGTCAACCAGGCCGGCCTGTCCACCCCGGCCGGCAACATGGCCATGATCATGGCCGCGTCCCCCGTCCTGATGGCGGTGTACGAACGCCTCGGCGGCAAACGTCTCGGCGTGCGCCGCATTGCCGGAACCGCCATCGCCTGCGCCGGAGTTCTGCTGCTGGTCGGCAAGGGATCCCTGGCGATGGAGTTCGCCGCCGGCGACCTGTGGATGTTCGCCGCGGCGCTCAGCTTCGCCTCGTACAGCGCACTGCTGCGCCGCCGCCCCGCCGAGATCGGCGGACTCGCCTTCCTCTTCACCACGTTCGTGCTCGGAGTGCTGATGCTGGCCCCCGCGTTCGGCGTCAGCCTCGCCCTCCAGGGGGGCTTCGAACCGACGGCCGGCACGGTCGGACCGCTGGTGTACGTCGGCGTCTTCTCCTCCGCCGTCGGCTTCTTCGCCTGGAACAAGGCCATCGCCCTGATCGGCGCGGCGCGGGCCGGGGTCATCTACTATCTGCAGCCCGTCTGCGTGGCCGGGCTCTCCTGCGCCGTCCTGGGTGAGTCGACCGGCCCGACGCAGATCCTGTGCCTGGTGCTGATCCTCGGCGGCGTGACGCTGGGGGCGGGGGTCCGAGCAGGAACGGAACAGGAGGAAGCCGGTGTTGCTGTCAGAAGTTCTGACAGGCCGTGA
- a CDS encoding EamA family transporter: MNRAGLVALTALAPISWGSTYAVTTEFLPPDRPLFTGLMRALPAGLALLALTRVLPRGVWWGKAAVLGALNIGAFFPLLFLAAYRLPGGVAAVVGSVGPLFVAGLAALVLSERPTTRTLLTATAAAFGVSLVVLRAGAALDLVGVLAGLVSSASMAAGTVFTKRWGRPEGVGPLALTGWQLTAGGLLIAPVAFFVEGAPPALDGRNLAGYAYLALANTAVAYWLWFRGIERLTATSATLLGPLSPITAAVIGWAALGQALSPVQLLGMGIAFGATLLGQFRPRGGGRGGMFSSASRNAQKGSMDLSDLSVRR, translated from the coding sequence ATGAATCGCGCCGGACTCGTCGCCCTCACCGCGCTCGCCCCCATCTCCTGGGGCTCCACCTACGCCGTCACCACCGAGTTCCTCCCGCCCGACCGCCCGTTGTTCACCGGCCTGATGCGCGCCCTGCCCGCGGGTCTCGCCCTCCTCGCGCTCACCCGGGTGCTTCCGCGCGGTGTCTGGTGGGGGAAGGCGGCCGTCCTCGGGGCGCTCAACATCGGGGCGTTCTTCCCGCTGCTCTTCCTTGCCGCCTACCGCCTCCCCGGCGGTGTCGCGGCCGTCGTCGGCTCGGTCGGTCCGCTCTTCGTGGCCGGGCTCGCCGCCCTGGTGCTGAGCGAGCGGCCGACCACCCGTACCTTGCTCACCGCGACAGCGGCGGCGTTCGGCGTCAGTCTCGTCGTGCTGCGCGCCGGTGCCGCGCTGGATCTCGTCGGCGTACTGGCCGGTCTGGTCTCCTCCGCGTCCATGGCCGCCGGCACCGTGTTCACCAAGCGCTGGGGCCGTCCCGAGGGAGTGGGGCCGCTGGCCCTGACGGGATGGCAGCTCACCGCCGGCGGGCTGCTGATCGCCCCGGTCGCCTTCTTCGTCGAGGGCGCGCCGCCCGCTCTCGACGGCCGCAACCTCGCCGGATACGCCTACCTCGCCCTTGCCAACACCGCGGTCGCGTACTGGCTCTGGTTCCGCGGTATCGAGCGGCTCACCGCCACCTCCGCCACCCTCCTCGGCCCGCTCTCGCCGATCACCGCGGCCGTCATCGGCTGGGCGGCGCTCGGTCAGGCGCTGTCGCCGGTGCAGCTGCTGGGCATGGGGATCGCGTTCGGGGCCACGCTGCTGGGGCAGTTCCGGCCGCGCGGCGGCGGACGGGGAGGAATGTTCAGTTCTGCTTCACGTAATGCTCAAAAAGGTTCGATGGACCTAAGTGATCTGTCGGTGCGACGGTAG
- a CDS encoding MarR family winged helix-turn-helix transcriptional regulator: protein MTSSTSPADPSAAPADSTSPADSTSPADSTSPADSPAATAPRDAVDAITEQWAAVRPDLDTLPMGAYGRIYRIGRAMGDRIEKEYARFGISRGEFDVLATLRRSGEPYTLSPRQLSATLMLTTGGMTGRLDKLEKAGLLTRNPDPNDRRGLRVTLTDRGLEMIDEAVTAGLAVQHEVFGAALDEAQAEQLNELLRRLLAAH from the coding sequence ATGACCTCCTCGACCTCTCCGGCGGACCCCTCGGCCGCTCCGGCGGACTCGACCTCTCCGGCGGACTCGACCTCTCCGGCGGACTCGACCTCTCCGGCGGACTCCCCGGCCGCGACGGCTCCCCGCGACGCCGTCGACGCCATCACCGAGCAGTGGGCCGCCGTGCGGCCCGATCTCGACACCCTCCCGATGGGCGCCTACGGCCGCATCTACCGGATCGGGCGCGCCATGGGCGACCGCATCGAGAAGGAGTACGCCCGCTTCGGCATCTCCCGCGGGGAGTTCGACGTCCTGGCGACGCTGCGGCGCTCGGGCGAGCCGTACACCCTCTCACCGCGGCAGCTCTCGGCGACGCTGATGCTGACGACCGGCGGGATGACGGGGCGGCTCGACAAGCTGGAGAAAGCCGGGCTGCTCACCCGCAACCCGGATCCGAACGACCGGCGCGGCCTGCGGGTCACGCTCACGGACCGCGGTCTGGAAATGATCGACGAGGCGGTGACGGCGGGGCTGGCCGTGCAGCACGAGGTGTTCGGGGCGGCGCTGGACGAGGCGCAGGCGGAGCAGCTGAACGAGCTGCTGCGGCGGCTGCTCGCCGCGCACTGA
- the malQ gene encoding 4-alpha-glucanotransferase, which produces MGLARLAALHGVATAYAPAEGVSVPVSDATVVAVLGALGVDASTPQALRGALDRAESAAAHRLLPPTVVLWRETGSAAGREADDRAARAVHDGAARVAGREAHDGAASVAGREADDDAPAALAELPAGTVLRVETEEGAAVEGPPWGRLPYGVHRLHAEAPDGRSARSTLVVAPARAPRPGGRSHGFLVQLYSLLSARSWGMGDLGDLAELAGWSGRSLGAGFVQVNPLHAAVPGTPTDPSPYRPSSRRFPDPVHLRIEDIPEYAYAAGRDRERLDALREKGAVLRESVLRKGALIDRDAVWTLKREALEIVHRIPLGPGRRAAYCDFLAEQGQALEDHATWCALAEAHGPEWDSWPAELRDPRSPGTDRARRELMDRVDFHGWLAWLTDRQLAAAGQTAREAGMGVGIVHDLAVGVHPGGADAWAQGEAFAAGMSVGAPPDAFNARGQDWGLPPWRPDVLAASGYAPYRGLLSGLLRHAGALRIDHVMGLFRLWWVPEGSPPTEGTYVRYDAEAMLAVLVLEAHRAGAVVIGEDLGTVEPGVREALTRRGVLGTSVLWFERDWAGTGRPLEPARWREGCVATATTHDLPSTAARLTGDHVELRHRLGLLTRPLEQERTQDSADVAEWLGLLGGLGLLPEGTGDEEGRIRAVYRFLLRTPARMVGVWLPDAVGDRRPQNLPGTWDQYPNWRLPVADADGRPVSLEELAASPRLHALLEVFGPRTAPPDARP; this is translated from the coding sequence ATGGGCCTTGCCCGGCTCGCCGCGCTGCACGGAGTCGCCACCGCCTACGCGCCCGCCGAGGGGGTGAGTGTCCCGGTCTCCGACGCCACGGTCGTCGCGGTCCTCGGCGCCCTCGGCGTCGACGCCTCCACACCTCAGGCACTGCGTGGCGCTCTGGACCGGGCCGAGTCCGCCGCCGCACACCGGCTGCTGCCGCCGACGGTGGTGCTGTGGCGCGAGACGGGGAGTGCGGCCGGCCGCGAGGCCGACGACCGGGCCGCGAGGGCCGTCCACGACGGGGCGGCGAGGGTTGCCGGCCGCGAGGCCCACGACGGGGCCGCGAGCGTCGCCGGCCGCGAGGCCGACGACGACGCTCCGGCTGCCCTGGCGGAGCTCCCCGCGGGCACCGTCCTACGGGTCGAGACGGAAGAGGGCGCCGCGGTCGAGGGGCCCCCGTGGGGGCGGCTTCCCTACGGCGTGCACCGATTGCACGCCGAGGCCCCCGACGGGCGGAGCGCCCGGTCCACCCTTGTCGTCGCGCCCGCCCGGGCGCCCCGGCCCGGCGGCCGCTCGCACGGCTTTCTCGTACAGCTCTACTCCCTGCTCTCCGCCCGCTCCTGGGGCATGGGCGACCTCGGGGACCTCGCCGAGCTCGCCGGCTGGTCGGGGCGGTCGCTCGGGGCCGGCTTCGTACAGGTGAACCCGCTGCACGCGGCCGTACCGGGCACGCCGACCGACCCCTCCCCGTACCGCCCCTCCTCGCGCCGCTTCCCCGACCCCGTCCATCTGCGCATCGAGGACATCCCGGAGTACGCGTACGCGGCCGGCCGGGACAGGGAGCGGCTGGACGCGCTGCGCGAGAAGGGCGCCGTGCTGCGCGAATCCGTGCTGCGGAAAGGCGCGTTGATCGACCGGGACGCGGTGTGGACGCTGAAGCGCGAGGCCCTGGAGATCGTGCACCGCATCCCGCTCGGGCCCGGGCGCCGGGCGGCGTACTGCGACTTCCTGGCCGAGCAGGGCCAGGCCCTGGAGGACCACGCCACCTGGTGCGCCCTTGCCGAGGCGCACGGCCCCGAGTGGGACTCCTGGCCCGCCGAGCTGCGCGACCCGCGCTCGCCCGGGACCGACCGGGCCAGACGCGAGCTGATGGACCGGGTGGACTTCCACGGGTGGCTCGCCTGGCTCACCGACCGGCAGCTGGCCGCCGCCGGACAGACAGCACGCGAGGCGGGCATGGGCGTCGGCATCGTCCACGACCTCGCCGTCGGTGTGCACCCGGGCGGCGCGGACGCCTGGGCGCAGGGGGAGGCCTTCGCCGCCGGGATGTCGGTCGGCGCCCCGCCGGACGCCTTCAACGCACGCGGCCAGGACTGGGGCCTGCCCCCCTGGCGCCCCGATGTGCTGGCCGCGTCCGGATACGCCCCGTACCGCGGACTGCTCAGCGGTCTGCTGCGGCACGCGGGCGCCCTGCGCATCGACCACGTCATGGGTCTGTTCCGCCTCTGGTGGGTCCCTGAGGGCAGTCCGCCCACCGAGGGCACGTATGTCCGCTACGACGCCGAGGCGATGCTCGCGGTGCTCGTCCTGGAGGCCCACCGCGCGGGCGCCGTCGTCATAGGGGAGGACCTCGGCACGGTCGAGCCGGGTGTGCGCGAGGCCCTGACGCGCCGCGGTGTGCTGGGCACCTCGGTGCTCTGGTTCGAGCGCGACTGGGCCGGCACTGGCCGCCCGCTGGAGCCGGCGCGGTGGCGCGAGGGGTGCGTGGCCACCGCCACCACCCACGATCTGCCGTCCACCGCGGCCCGGCTGACCGGCGACCATGTGGAGCTGCGCCACCGGCTGGGGCTGCTGACGCGCCCGCTGGAGCAGGAGCGTACGCAGGACTCGGCGGACGTCGCGGAGTGGCTCGGCCTGCTCGGCGGCCTCGGGCTGCTGCCCGAGGGCACGGGCGACGAGGAGGGCCGGATCCGCGCGGTCTACCGCTTTCTGCTGCGTACGCCCGCCCGTATGGTCGGCGTCTGGCTGCCGGACGCGGTGGGCGACCGCCGCCCGCAGAACCTCCCGGGAACCTGGGACCAGTACCCGAACTGGCGACTGCCCGTCGCGGACGCCGACGGCCGTCCGGTCAGTCTGGAGGAACTGGCGGCCTCGCCCCGGCTGCACGCGCTGCTGGAGGTCTTCGGCCCCCGTACGGCACCCCCGGACGCGCGCCCCTGA
- a CDS encoding beta-N-acetylglucosaminidase domain-containing protein → MRLGRRRRTATAVAVAVIGSLLGGAQGAVAEPGDPGSPATTAQDPEDEAALPSVWPRPQTLRAAGSPVPLGAEATLVADPGADPYAVEQLKELLRASGVRTVHTALPGRGPVLHLGGTGAQDALRALRAPDRTDLPSGGYRLAVGRVGGRDTVALDGVGEDGLFHGVQTLRQLTVRQGERPTVAGVLVRDWPGTAVRGMTEGFYGQPWSRQQRLAQLDFMGRTKQNRYLYAPGDDAFRQARWRDPYPPAQRAEFRELAERARANHVTVAWAVAPAQSMCLADDGDVKALKRKIDAMWALGVRAFQLQFQDVSYSEWHCDKDADVFGSGPEAAARAQARLAGEVAQHLADRHPGAEPLTVMPTEYYQDGVTDYRRALAKELDGRVQVAWTGVGVVPRTITGRELAGAREAFGHPLVTMDNYPVNDYAQDRIFLGPYTGREPAVASGSAALLANAMEQASASRIPLFTAADYAWNPKGYRPQESWQAAIEDLSGGDPKTREALRALAGNHSSSILSPDESGYLQPLLKEFWRSRTTTDAAARDRAAASLRAAFTVMREAPQRLKQTAEGTLDDEVRPWLEQLARYGRAGELCVDMLQAQGRGDGEAAWRASLALEPLRGALKESRATVGKGVLNPFLDRSAKESAAWTGADRVGDTAGEDTVWLDRARPVTAVTAMTRPASGATGSGGRLEAHVPGEGWRALGPLSASGWTQSDTKGLRVDAVRVASAGAEPVAVRSVVPWFADEPPAGLDLVRGETSAEIGGDPQRAGVRLTAQRPGEVRGAITAKAPAGIKVTVPKQTTVPRGLHTTVPVEVSVPADTPAGEYRVPLTFAGQERTLTVRAYPRTAGPDLARTVGAKASSSGDETPDFPAAAAIDTDTGTRWSSPVDDGAWWQLELARPTRVGQVVLHWQDAYARQYRIQVSADGRTWRTAATVRDGKGGREAVRMDAKDARFIRVQGEARATEYGYSLWSVEAYAVAE, encoded by the coding sequence GTGCGGCTCGGGCGCAGGAGGCGAACGGCCACGGCGGTCGCTGTCGCCGTCATCGGCAGTCTGCTCGGCGGCGCGCAGGGGGCGGTCGCCGAGCCCGGCGACCCGGGCTCCCCCGCCACCACGGCGCAGGACCCCGAGGACGAGGCCGCGCTGCCCTCCGTATGGCCGCGCCCGCAGACGCTGCGCGCGGCGGGATCGCCGGTGCCGCTGGGTGCGGAGGCGACCCTCGTCGCGGACCCGGGCGCCGATCCGTATGCCGTGGAGCAGCTGAAGGAGCTGTTGCGTGCATCCGGCGTACGGACCGTGCACACCGCGCTGCCCGGCCGCGGGCCCGTCCTGCACCTCGGCGGTACGGGCGCGCAGGACGCGCTGCGCGCCCTGCGCGCACCCGACCGGACCGACCTGCCCTCCGGCGGGTACCGGCTCGCGGTGGGCCGCGTCGGCGGCCGCGACACGGTCGCACTCGACGGCGTCGGCGAGGACGGGCTGTTCCACGGCGTCCAGACCCTGCGCCAGCTGACAGTGCGGCAGGGCGAGCGGCCGACCGTCGCGGGAGTTCTCGTACGCGACTGGCCCGGCACCGCCGTACGCGGCATGACGGAAGGCTTCTACGGACAGCCGTGGAGCCGTCAGCAGCGGCTGGCGCAGCTCGACTTCATGGGGCGTACGAAGCAGAACCGCTATCTGTACGCACCCGGCGACGACGCCTTCCGGCAGGCCCGCTGGCGCGACCCCTACCCCCCGGCCCAGCGCGCCGAGTTCCGTGAGCTCGCGGAGCGCGCCCGCGCCAACCACGTCACCGTCGCCTGGGCCGTCGCGCCCGCGCAGTCGATGTGTCTGGCCGACGACGGTGACGTCAAGGCACTGAAGCGCAAGATCGACGCGATGTGGGCGCTGGGCGTACGCGCCTTCCAGCTGCAGTTCCAGGACGTCAGCTACAGCGAGTGGCACTGCGACAAGGACGCGGACGTCTTCGGCTCGGGCCCGGAGGCGGCAGCCAGGGCACAGGCGCGCCTGGCCGGCGAGGTGGCCCAGCATCTGGCGGACCGGCATCCGGGCGCCGAGCCGCTCACCGTGATGCCGACGGAGTACTACCAGGACGGCGTCACCGACTACCGGCGGGCGCTCGCGAAGGAGCTGGACGGCCGCGTCCAGGTGGCGTGGACGGGTGTCGGGGTGGTGCCGCGCACCATCACAGGACGCGAACTGGCCGGGGCCCGCGAGGCGTTCGGGCACCCGCTGGTCACCATGGACAACTACCCGGTCAACGACTACGCCCAGGACCGCATCTTCCTCGGCCCGTACACGGGCCGGGAGCCGGCCGTCGCGTCCGGCTCCGCCGCGCTGCTCGCCAATGCCATGGAGCAGGCATCCGCCTCCCGTATCCCGCTGTTCACCGCCGCCGACTACGCCTGGAACCCCAAGGGGTACCGACCCCAGGAGTCCTGGCAGGCCGCCATCGAGGACCTCTCGGGCGGCGACCCGAAGACCCGCGAGGCGCTGCGCGCGCTGGCCGGCAACCACTCCTCCTCCATCCTCAGCCCCGACGAGTCCGGGTATCTGCAGCCCCTGCTGAAGGAGTTCTGGCGGTCCCGTACGACCACGGACGCGGCGGCCAGGGACCGGGCGGCGGCCTCGCTGCGCGCCGCGTTCACCGTGATGCGGGAGGCGCCGCAGCGGCTGAAGCAGACCGCGGAGGGCACTCTCGACGACGAAGTACGGCCGTGGCTGGAACAGTTGGCGCGGTACGGCCGGGCCGGCGAGCTCTGCGTGGACATGCTCCAGGCGCAGGGGCGCGGCGACGGCGAGGCGGCCTGGCGGGCCTCGCTGGCTCTGGAGCCGCTGCGCGGCGCCCTCAAGGAGAGCCGGGCCACGGTCGGCAAGGGCGTACTGAACCCGTTCCTGGACCGGTCCGCGAAGGAGTCCGCGGCGTGGACGGGCGCGGACCGCGTCGGGGACACGGCAGGCGAGGACACCGTGTGGCTGGACCGGGCCCGGCCCGTCACGGCGGTGACCGCGATGACCCGGCCCGCGAGCGGCGCCACGGGCTCCGGGGGCCGACTGGAGGCGCACGTCCCGGGCGAGGGCTGGCGCGCGCTCGGCCCCCTGTCGGCGAGCGGCTGGACCCAGAGCGACACCAAGGGCCTGCGGGTCGACGCGGTGCGGGTCGCCTCGGCAGGCGCCGAGCCCGTCGCCGTACGTTCCGTGGTGCCCTGGTTCGCGGACGAGCCGCCCGCCGGCCTCGATCTCGTCCGCGGCGAGACGAGCGCGGAGATCGGCGGCGACCCGCAGCGCGCGGGTGTCCGGCTGACGGCGCAGCGCCCCGGCGAGGTGCGCGGCGCGATCACCGCGAAGGCCCCTGCGGGGATCAAGGTGACGGTGCCGAAGCAGACGACGGTGCCGCGCGGGCTGCATACGACCGTGCCGGTCGAGGTCTCCGTCCCCGCGGACACGCCTGCCGGCGAGTACCGGGTGCCGCTCACTTTCGCCGGCCAGGAGCGCACGCTCACGGTGCGTGCCTATCCGCGCACGGCAGGCCCCGATCTCGCGCGCACCGTCGGCGCGAAGGCCTCCTCGTCCGGGGACGAGACGCCCGACTTCCCGGCGGCGGCGGCGATCGACACCGATACCGGGACCCGCTGGTCCTCGCCGGTCGACGACGGCGCCTGGTGGCAGCTGGAGCTGGCACGGCCCACCCGGGTGGGCCAGGTGGTGCTGCACTGGCAGGACGCGTACGCGAGGCAGTACCGCATCCAGGTCTCCGCCGACGGCCGCACCTGGCGCACGGCGGCGACGGTGCGGGACGGCAAGGGCGGACGCGAGGCGGTGCGCATGGACGCGAAGGACGCCCGCTTCATCCGCGTCCAGGGCGAGGCGCGCGCCACCGAGTACGGGTACTCGCTCTGGTCGGTGGAGGCCTACGCCGTCGCGGAGTGA
- a CDS encoding HNH endonuclease, which translates to MPHVLVLNASYEPLGVVPLRRALILVLENKALCLEESGAFMHSATRVIAAPSVVRLKRFVRVPYRGPVPLTRKALFARDGGRCMYCGGVATSVDHVVPRSRGGQHVWDNVVAACRRCNHVKADRHLRELGWRLRHHPAPPSGLAWRIIGTGHRDPRWLPYLQPFGAEDAMARIDGISA; encoded by the coding sequence GTGCCGCACGTCCTGGTCCTCAATGCGTCGTACGAGCCCCTCGGCGTCGTACCGCTTCGCCGCGCGCTCATCCTCGTCCTGGAGAACAAGGCTCTCTGCCTCGAGGAATCCGGCGCCTTCATGCACAGCGCGACCCGCGTCATCGCCGCACCCAGCGTCGTACGGCTGAAGCGGTTCGTGCGGGTCCCCTACCGGGGGCCCGTTCCCCTCACCCGCAAAGCGCTCTTCGCCCGAGACGGCGGGCGCTGTATGTACTGCGGTGGCGTCGCAACCAGCGTCGACCATGTCGTTCCACGCAGCCGTGGCGGGCAGCATGTCTGGGACAACGTGGTCGCGGCCTGTCGCCGCTGCAACCACGTCAAGGCGGACCGGCATCTGCGAGAGCTGGGGTGGCGGCTGCGCCATCATCCCGCCCCGCCGAGCGGGCTCGCGTGGCGCATCATCGGGACCGGGCATAGGGATCCGCGCTGGCTGCCCTACCTGCAGCCGTTCGGCGCGGAAGACGCGATGGCCCGGATCGACGGCATCTCCGCCTGA
- a CDS encoding mechanosensitive ion channel family protein — protein MSWSALMAAAPSPGPGSLDEAAQQAGDAAGWVEENWSTWLNTGLRILLILIIAILLRIAIRRTLTKLIERMNRSAQAVEGTALGGLLVNAERRRQRSEAIGSVLRSVASFVILGTAGLMILGAFQINLAPLLASAGVAGVALGFGARNLVTDFLSGVFMILEDQYGVGDSVDAGVASGEVIEVGLRVTKLRGDNGEIWYVRNGEVKRIGNLSQGWATATVDVMVRSSENLDQVRSVINEVADDLAKAEPWNEQLWGPVEVLGLNEVLLDSMTVRIAAKTMPGKAIGVERELRWRIKLAFDAAGIRIVGGLPAAAEEAPSTDPTAGMSAPSALASPTSPQSLAASPIPAPTALSK, from the coding sequence GTGTCCTGGTCCGCCCTCATGGCTGCCGCCCCGTCACCCGGGCCCGGCTCGCTCGACGAGGCCGCCCAGCAGGCCGGCGATGCCGCGGGCTGGGTGGAGGAGAACTGGTCCACCTGGCTGAACACCGGCCTGCGCATCCTGCTCATCCTGATCATCGCGATCCTGCTGCGCATCGCCATCCGGCGCACGCTCACCAAGCTGATAGAGCGGATGAACCGCTCCGCCCAGGCCGTCGAGGGCACCGCGCTCGGCGGGCTGCTGGTCAACGCCGAGCGGCGGCGCCAGCGCTCGGAAGCCATCGGATCCGTGCTGCGGTCCGTCGCCTCCTTCGTGATTCTCGGCACGGCCGGGCTGATGATCCTGGGCGCGTTCCAGATCAATCTGGCTCCGCTGCTGGCGTCCGCGGGTGTGGCCGGTGTGGCGCTCGGCTTCGGCGCGCGCAATCTCGTCACCGACTTCCTCTCCGGCGTCTTCATGATCCTCGAGGACCAGTACGGCGTCGGTGACTCCGTCGACGCGGGCGTCGCCTCCGGTGAGGTGATCGAGGTCGGCCTGCGGGTGACCAAGCTGCGCGGCGACAACGGCGAGATCTGGTACGTACGCAATGGCGAGGTCAAGCGGATCGGCAACCTCAGCCAGGGCTGGGCGACGGCCACCGTCGACGTGATGGTCCGCTCGTCGGAGAACCTGGACCAGGTCCGCAGCGTGATCAACGAGGTCGCGGACGATCTGGCGAAGGCCGAGCCGTGGAACGAGCAGCTGTGGGGCCCGGTCGAGGTGCTGGGGCTCAACGAGGTGCTGCTGGACTCGATGACCGTACGGATCGCGGCGAAGACGATGCCGGGCAAGGCGATCGGGGTGGAGCGGGAGCTGCGCTGGCGGATCAAGCTGGCGTTCGACGCGGCGGGGATACGGATCGTCGGCGGTCTGCCGGCCGCGGCCGAGGAGGCCCCGTCGACCGACCCGACGGCCGGTATGTCGGCCCCGTCCGCGCTTGCCAGCCCCACCTCGCCCCAGTCGCTGGCGGCGTCTCCGATCCCCGCCCCGACGGCTCTTTCGAAGTAG
- a CDS encoding ROK family transcriptional regulator: MNDRAALDLLLEHGPLSRTRIGKLTGLSKPTASQLLARLEAAGLVVATGTTEGRPGPNAQLYAVNARAAFAAGLDVTPQRIRAAVADITGATVGEFELPTPGRRAESVVRQVTDALDGAVKAAGITRSDINRLVIGTPGAFDPSTGRLRYASHLPGWHSPTLLEELAAVLPMPVEYENDVNLVAVAEQRLGAAHGHENFVLLWNEEGLGAALVIGGRLHRGFTGGAGEVGFLPVPGTPLVRRVTKANSGGFQELAGAQALPRLARELGVEGVGHGPHSEVATALVSRAADADSGPYRRLLDAYATGLATGLASMVAVLDPELVVLSGEVIAAGGEPLRTRVQAELTELAASRPRLVLGSVRQHPVLRGALESALATTRDDIFDTSR; the protein is encoded by the coding sequence ATGAACGACCGTGCCGCGCTCGATCTGCTGCTGGAGCACGGGCCGCTCTCCCGCACCAGGATCGGCAAGCTCACCGGGCTGTCCAAACCCACCGCCTCCCAGCTGCTGGCACGGCTGGAGGCCGCGGGCCTGGTCGTCGCCACCGGCACCACCGAGGGACGGCCAGGACCGAACGCACAGCTGTACGCCGTCAACGCGCGGGCCGCCTTCGCCGCCGGGCTCGATGTCACCCCGCAGCGCATCCGCGCCGCCGTCGCCGACATCACCGGCGCCACCGTCGGCGAGTTCGAGCTGCCGACCCCGGGGCGGCGCGCCGAGAGCGTCGTACGGCAGGTGACCGACGCGCTCGACGGCGCGGTGAAGGCCGCCGGAATCACCCGCTCGGACATCAACCGCCTGGTCATCGGCACCCCCGGGGCGTTCGACCCGTCCACCGGGCGGCTGCGGTACGCCTCCCATCTGCCCGGCTGGCACTCCCCCACCCTGCTCGAGGAGCTGGCCGCGGTACTGCCGATGCCCGTCGAGTACGAGAACGACGTCAACCTGGTAGCGGTCGCCGAGCAGCGCCTGGGAGCCGCGCACGGCCACGAGAACTTCGTGCTGCTGTGGAACGAGGAGGGCCTCGGCGCCGCCCTCGTCATCGGCGGCCGGCTGCACCGTGGCTTCACCGGCGGCGCCGGCGAGGTCGGCTTTCTGCCGGTCCCCGGCACCCCGCTGGTGCGCCGGGTGACCAAGGCGAACAGCGGCGGCTTCCAGGAGCTGGCCGGTGCACAGGCGCTGCCCCGTCTCGCCCGGGAGCTCGGCGTGGAGGGCGTCGGCCACGGTCCGCACAGCGAGGTCGCCACCGCCCTGGTCTCCCGGGCGGCCGACGCCGACTCGGGGCCGTACCGGCGGCTGCTCGACGCGTACGCGACGGGTCTCGCGACCGGTCTCGCCTCCATGGTCGCCGTCCTGGACCCCGAACTCGTCGTCCTGTCCGGTGAAGTGATCGCCGCGGGCGGGGAGCCGCTGCGGACGCGCGTGCAGGCCGAGCTCACCGAACTCGCCGCGTCCCGGCCGCGCCTGGTGCTCGGGTCGGTACGACAGCACCCGGTCCTGCGCGGGGCGCTGGAGAGCGCCCTGGCGACGACGCGGGACGACATCTTCGACACCTCCCGCTGA